The Larus michahellis chromosome 12, bLarMic1.1, whole genome shotgun sequence genome contains a region encoding:
- the CASS4 gene encoding cas scaffolding protein family member 4 isoform X3 — protein MKVNNTLAKALYDNKAECSDELAFRKGDILTVLDQNVLGSDGWWKCSLHGRQGLAPANRLQLLATSQAVLLPPSTRSDSAESPAGQQNIYQVPSIPKPTVLSSTYEKMEGWVKSPAKVSTQPAQGIYQVPALAAQLLSERTKSSTSQHLFTLPRACRASVPNIRSEMYDVPSAQRRESLLTQSGATPPTTRKGSVLVRSTEGFQEEQKQLYNISSSPEKAGAVSQKDSSVGNLYDVPPKRETDLSENESQKNFWGHYNTLPNPRKSEWIYDIPVSPEKTGLKQKPTGHSLENQVLYDIPPARYKALATNTEGKVVNPQLYDIPPTQRKLTFPDIHLYDVPSSRDVLLLPPNGNCDVPPSLLAPKAENQISEENVYDIPKGFPTTLQSKKETEKTGDSSGDQAYSASPQLSRDAKLEQDRLSVSSVDSRSSTLSTSSNSSAESFSMSSSEEPAKEIKLDLDIAIETLTKLQHSVSSSVASLMIFVSSKWRLQEHLEKSIEEIHRAVDHIKVSLGEFLAFARVIKVNASYLTDNNLQTRIKKQLEILMNSFKILTETRETLNNCNWSLEALVLRKPQNNPDDLDRFVMVARTIPDDIKRFVSIIIANGKLLFRKNEKAQEMTQSNVNPEYKMVKQIIVPRRIEIDSLQRNASDKPNQSQVSSEKPKENDTEDCDYVQLQAQKILSDKEVAKKSTDSKPKVLPFAKKTDIQSKQDSAKKIALPEHCKLCFSALHKAIGVFTNSLSNNQPPEIFISHSKLIIMVGQKLVDSLCQETQEKDARNDILHSSSRFCSLLKNLALATKNAAIQYPNADAMRELQHQAEELLKYTQQFRAMME, from the exons ATGAAGGTCAAT aaTACCTTGGCGAAGGCGCTATATGACAACAAGGCGGAGTGCTCAGATGAGCTGGCCTTCCGCAAAGGAGACATCCTGACGGTTCTGGACCAAAACGTCCTTGGCAGTGATGGCTGGTGGAAATGCTCCCTCCACGGCAGGCAGGGCCTGGCCCCCGCTAACCGCCTCCAGCTCCTCGCCACCTCTCAGGCtgtcctcctgcctccttccaccCGAAGCGACTCTGCAGAGTCGCCAGCAGGCCAACAGAACATTTACCAGGTTCCCTCCATCCCCAAGCCTACTGTATTATCGTCTACCTATGAGAAGATGGAGGGGTGGGTTAAATCACCAGCCAAGGTCTCTACCCAACCTGCCCAAGGAATCTACCAGGTACCAGCCTTGGCCGCACAGCTGCTCAGTGAAAGGACCAAAAGCTCAACAAGCCAG CACCTGTTTACTCTCCCGAGAGCATGCCGGGCTTCAGTCCCAAATATCAGGAGTGAAATGTACGATGTTCCATCCGCACAGCGCCGGGAGTCCTTACTCACGCAG AGCGGTGCCACTCCACCCACCACACGAAAGGGCTCTGTGCTGGTTAGATCCACTGAGGGTTTCCaggaagagcagaagcagctttaCAACATCTCGTCCAGTCCAGAAAAGGCAGGAGCTGTTAGCCAGAAAGACTCATCAGTGGGCAAT TTATATGATGTCCCTCCCAAAAGAGAAACTGATCTTTCAGAAAATGAGTCTCAGAAAAATTTCTGGGGCCACTACAATACCTTGCCAAATCCTCGAAAGTCAGAATGGATTTATGATATTCCAGTGTCACCtgaaaaaacaggattaaaacaaaaacctaCTGGCCATTCCTTGGAGAACCAGGTGCTGTATGATATACCACCTGCCAGGTACAAGGCACTAGCAACAAATACTGAAGGCAAAGTTGTAAATCCACAATTATATGATATTCCACCAACTCAACGGAAATTAACATTTCCGGATATCCATCTTTATGATGTTCCGTCCTCACGGGATGTCCTCCTTTTGCCACCAAACGGTAACTGTGATGTACCCCCAAGTCTCCTGGCTCCAAAGGCTGAGAATcagatctctgaagagaatgtttatGATATTCCAAAAGGTTTCCCCACCACTTTGCAGTCCAAGAAAGAGACGGAAAAAACTGGTGATAGTTCTGGAGACCAAGCATACAGTGCTTCTCCACAGCTCTCAAGAGATGCCAAATTAGAACAAGACAGATTATCTGTGTCTAGTGtggacagcagaagcagcacactCTCTACATCCTCAAACTCTTCTGCTGAGTCTTTTTCTATGTCATCCTCAGAAGAGCCTGCCAAAGAAATTAAACTGGACCTTGACATAGCCATAGAGACACTGACTAAATTGCAGCacagtgtgtccagctctgttgCGAGTTTAATGATCTTTGTGAGTAGTAAATGGAGATTACAAGAGCACCTAGAGAAAAGCATTGAAGAAATCCATAGAGCAGTCGATCACATAAAAGTATCACTGGGAGAATTCTTGGCCTTTGCTCGAGTCATAAAGGTAAATGCCTCTTACCTCACTGATAACAACCTTCAGACCAGAATTAAAAAACAGCTAGAAATTCTTATGAACTCATTCAAAATCTTAACGGAAACAAGAGAAACCCTAAACAACTGCAACTGGTCACTGGAGGCTTTGGTCCTCAGGAAACCTCAGAACAACCCAGATGATCTTGATCGCTTTGTTATGGTAGCCCGCACGATTCCAGATGATATCAAAAGGTTTGTATCTATCATCATTGCCAATGGAAAGCTCCTCTTCAGAAAGAATGAGAAGGCACAAGAAATGACACAATCAAATGTGAACCCAGAATACAAAATGGTGAAACAAATCATCGTGCCAAGAAGAATAGAAATAGATTCACTTCAAAGAAATGCTTCTGATAAGCCCAACCAAAGTCAAGTCTCTTCtgagaaaccaaaagaaaatgaCACTGAGGACTGTGATTACGTTCAGTTACAG GCACAGAAAATCCTTTCAGACAAAGAAGTAGCAAAGAAGAGTACAGATTCAAAACCAAAG gTTTTGCCATTTGCAAAAAAGACTGACATTCAAAGCAAGCAGGattctgcaaagaaaattgcTCTCCCCGAGCACTGTAAGCTGTGTTTCAGTGCACTGCACAAGGCAATTGGTGTGTTTACTAATAGTCTGAGCAACAATCAGCCACCCGAAATCTTCATATCCCACAGCAAATTGATCATTATGGTTGGACAAAAGCTGGTGGATTCTCTCTGCCAGGAAACTCAAGAAAAAGATGCTCGGAACGACATTCTCCACAGCAGCAGCCGGTTTTGCAGCCTCTTGAAGAATCTGGCTCTCGCCACCAAAAATGCTGCAATACAATATCCCAATGCAGATGCCATGAGAGAACTTCAGCATCAAGCTGAGGAGCTGTTGAAGTACACACAGCAGTTTAGAGCAATGATGGAATGA
- the CASS4 gene encoding cas scaffolding protein family member 4 isoform X1 codes for MKVNNTLAKALYDNKAECSDELAFRKGDILTVLDQNVLGSDGWWKCSLHGRQGLAPANRLQLLATSQAVLLPPSTRSDSAESPAGQQNIYQVPSIPKPTVLSSTYEKMEGWVKSPAKVSTQPAQGIYQVPALAAQLLSERTKSSTSQHLFTLPRACRASVPNIRSEMYDVPSAQRRESLLTQSGATPPTTRKGSVLVRSTEGFQEEQKQLYNISSSPEKAGAVSQKDSSVGNLYDVPPKRETDLSENESQKNFWGHYNTLPNPRKSEWIYDIPVSPEKTGLKQKPTGHSLENQVLYDIPPARYKALATNTEGKVVNPQLYDIPPTQRKLTFPDIHLYDVPSSRDVLLLPPNGNCDVPPSLLAPKAENQISEENVYDIPKGFPTTLQSKKETEKTGDSSGDQAYSASPQLSRDAKLEQDRLSVSSVDSRSSTLSTSSNSSAESFSMSSSEEPAKEIKLDLDIAIETLTKLQHSVSSSVASLMIFVSSKWRLQEHLEKSIEEIHRAVDHIKVSLGEFLAFARVIKVNASYLTDNNLQTRIKKQLEILMNSFKILTETRETLNNCNWSLEALVLRKPQNNPDDLDRFVMVARTIPDDIKRFVSIIIANGKLLFRKNEKAQEMTQSNVNPEYKMVKQIIVPRRIEIDSLQRNASDKPNQSQVSSEKPKENDTEDCDYVQLQVLPFAKKTDIQSKQDSAKKIALPEHCKLCFSALHKAIGVFTNSLSNNQPPEIFISHSKLIIMVGQKLVDSLCQETQEKDARNDILHSSSRFCSLLKNLALATKNAAIQYPNADAMRELQHQAEELLKYTQQFRAMME; via the exons ATGAAGGTCAAT aaTACCTTGGCGAAGGCGCTATATGACAACAAGGCGGAGTGCTCAGATGAGCTGGCCTTCCGCAAAGGAGACATCCTGACGGTTCTGGACCAAAACGTCCTTGGCAGTGATGGCTGGTGGAAATGCTCCCTCCACGGCAGGCAGGGCCTGGCCCCCGCTAACCGCCTCCAGCTCCTCGCCACCTCTCAGGCtgtcctcctgcctccttccaccCGAAGCGACTCTGCAGAGTCGCCAGCAGGCCAACAGAACATTTACCAGGTTCCCTCCATCCCCAAGCCTACTGTATTATCGTCTACCTATGAGAAGATGGAGGGGTGGGTTAAATCACCAGCCAAGGTCTCTACCCAACCTGCCCAAGGAATCTACCAGGTACCAGCCTTGGCCGCACAGCTGCTCAGTGAAAGGACCAAAAGCTCAACAAGCCAG CACCTGTTTACTCTCCCGAGAGCATGCCGGGCTTCAGTCCCAAATATCAGGAGTGAAATGTACGATGTTCCATCCGCACAGCGCCGGGAGTCCTTACTCACGCAG AGCGGTGCCACTCCACCCACCACACGAAAGGGCTCTGTGCTGGTTAGATCCACTGAGGGTTTCCaggaagagcagaagcagctttaCAACATCTCGTCCAGTCCAGAAAAGGCAGGAGCTGTTAGCCAGAAAGACTCATCAGTGGGCAAT TTATATGATGTCCCTCCCAAAAGAGAAACTGATCTTTCAGAAAATGAGTCTCAGAAAAATTTCTGGGGCCACTACAATACCTTGCCAAATCCTCGAAAGTCAGAATGGATTTATGATATTCCAGTGTCACCtgaaaaaacaggattaaaacaaaaacctaCTGGCCATTCCTTGGAGAACCAGGTGCTGTATGATATACCACCTGCCAGGTACAAGGCACTAGCAACAAATACTGAAGGCAAAGTTGTAAATCCACAATTATATGATATTCCACCAACTCAACGGAAATTAACATTTCCGGATATCCATCTTTATGATGTTCCGTCCTCACGGGATGTCCTCCTTTTGCCACCAAACGGTAACTGTGATGTACCCCCAAGTCTCCTGGCTCCAAAGGCTGAGAATcagatctctgaagagaatgtttatGATATTCCAAAAGGTTTCCCCACCACTTTGCAGTCCAAGAAAGAGACGGAAAAAACTGGTGATAGTTCTGGAGACCAAGCATACAGTGCTTCTCCACAGCTCTCAAGAGATGCCAAATTAGAACAAGACAGATTATCTGTGTCTAGTGtggacagcagaagcagcacactCTCTACATCCTCAAACTCTTCTGCTGAGTCTTTTTCTATGTCATCCTCAGAAGAGCCTGCCAAAGAAATTAAACTGGACCTTGACATAGCCATAGAGACACTGACTAAATTGCAGCacagtgtgtccagctctgttgCGAGTTTAATGATCTTTGTGAGTAGTAAATGGAGATTACAAGAGCACCTAGAGAAAAGCATTGAAGAAATCCATAGAGCAGTCGATCACATAAAAGTATCACTGGGAGAATTCTTGGCCTTTGCTCGAGTCATAAAGGTAAATGCCTCTTACCTCACTGATAACAACCTTCAGACCAGAATTAAAAAACAGCTAGAAATTCTTATGAACTCATTCAAAATCTTAACGGAAACAAGAGAAACCCTAAACAACTGCAACTGGTCACTGGAGGCTTTGGTCCTCAGGAAACCTCAGAACAACCCAGATGATCTTGATCGCTTTGTTATGGTAGCCCGCACGATTCCAGATGATATCAAAAGGTTTGTATCTATCATCATTGCCAATGGAAAGCTCCTCTTCAGAAAGAATGAGAAGGCACAAGAAATGACACAATCAAATGTGAACCCAGAATACAAAATGGTGAAACAAATCATCGTGCCAAGAAGAATAGAAATAGATTCACTTCAAAGAAATGCTTCTGATAAGCCCAACCAAAGTCAAGTCTCTTCtgagaaaccaaaagaaaatgaCACTGAGGACTGTGATTACGTTCAGTTACAG gTTTTGCCATTTGCAAAAAAGACTGACATTCAAAGCAAGCAGGattctgcaaagaaaattgcTCTCCCCGAGCACTGTAAGCTGTGTTTCAGTGCACTGCACAAGGCAATTGGTGTGTTTACTAATAGTCTGAGCAACAATCAGCCACCCGAAATCTTCATATCCCACAGCAAATTGATCATTATGGTTGGACAAAAGCTGGTGGATTCTCTCTGCCAGGAAACTCAAGAAAAAGATGCTCGGAACGACATTCTCCACAGCAGCAGCCGGTTTTGCAGCCTCTTGAAGAATCTGGCTCTCGCCACCAAAAATGCTGCAATACAATATCCCAATGCAGATGCCATGAGAGAACTTCAGCATCAAGCTGAGGAGCTGTTGAAGTACACACAGCAGTTTAGAGCAATGATGGAATGA
- the CASS4 gene encoding cas scaffolding protein family member 4 isoform X2, giving the protein MKVNNTLAKALYDNKAECSDELAFRKGDILTVLDQNVLGSDGWWKCSLHGRQGLAPANRLQLLATSQAVLLPPSTRSDSAESPAGQQNIYQVPSIPKPTVLSSTYEKMEGWVKSPAKVSTQPAQGIYQVPALAAQLLSERTKSSTSQSGATPPTTRKGSVLVRSTEGFQEEQKQLYNISSSPEKAGAVSQKDSSVGNLYDVPPKRETDLSENESQKNFWGHYNTLPNPRKSEWIYDIPVSPEKTGLKQKPTGHSLENQVLYDIPPARYKALATNTEGKVVNPQLYDIPPTQRKLTFPDIHLYDVPSSRDVLLLPPNGNCDVPPSLLAPKAENQISEENVYDIPKGFPTTLQSKKETEKTGDSSGDQAYSASPQLSRDAKLEQDRLSVSSVDSRSSTLSTSSNSSAESFSMSSSEEPAKEIKLDLDIAIETLTKLQHSVSSSVASLMIFVSSKWRLQEHLEKSIEEIHRAVDHIKVSLGEFLAFARVIKVNASYLTDNNLQTRIKKQLEILMNSFKILTETRETLNNCNWSLEALVLRKPQNNPDDLDRFVMVARTIPDDIKRFVSIIIANGKLLFRKNEKAQEMTQSNVNPEYKMVKQIIVPRRIEIDSLQRNASDKPNQSQVSSEKPKENDTEDCDYVQLQAQKILSDKEVAKKSTDSKPKVLPFAKKTDIQSKQDSAKKIALPEHCKLCFSALHKAIGVFTNSLSNNQPPEIFISHSKLIIMVGQKLVDSLCQETQEKDARNDILHSSSRFCSLLKNLALATKNAAIQYPNADAMRELQHQAEELLKYTQQFRAMME; this is encoded by the exons ATGAAGGTCAAT aaTACCTTGGCGAAGGCGCTATATGACAACAAGGCGGAGTGCTCAGATGAGCTGGCCTTCCGCAAAGGAGACATCCTGACGGTTCTGGACCAAAACGTCCTTGGCAGTGATGGCTGGTGGAAATGCTCCCTCCACGGCAGGCAGGGCCTGGCCCCCGCTAACCGCCTCCAGCTCCTCGCCACCTCTCAGGCtgtcctcctgcctccttccaccCGAAGCGACTCTGCAGAGTCGCCAGCAGGCCAACAGAACATTTACCAGGTTCCCTCCATCCCCAAGCCTACTGTATTATCGTCTACCTATGAGAAGATGGAGGGGTGGGTTAAATCACCAGCCAAGGTCTCTACCCAACCTGCCCAAGGAATCTACCAGGTACCAGCCTTGGCCGCACAGCTGCTCAGTGAAAGGACCAAAAGCTCAACAAGCCAG AGCGGTGCCACTCCACCCACCACACGAAAGGGCTCTGTGCTGGTTAGATCCACTGAGGGTTTCCaggaagagcagaagcagctttaCAACATCTCGTCCAGTCCAGAAAAGGCAGGAGCTGTTAGCCAGAAAGACTCATCAGTGGGCAAT TTATATGATGTCCCTCCCAAAAGAGAAACTGATCTTTCAGAAAATGAGTCTCAGAAAAATTTCTGGGGCCACTACAATACCTTGCCAAATCCTCGAAAGTCAGAATGGATTTATGATATTCCAGTGTCACCtgaaaaaacaggattaaaacaaaaacctaCTGGCCATTCCTTGGAGAACCAGGTGCTGTATGATATACCACCTGCCAGGTACAAGGCACTAGCAACAAATACTGAAGGCAAAGTTGTAAATCCACAATTATATGATATTCCACCAACTCAACGGAAATTAACATTTCCGGATATCCATCTTTATGATGTTCCGTCCTCACGGGATGTCCTCCTTTTGCCACCAAACGGTAACTGTGATGTACCCCCAAGTCTCCTGGCTCCAAAGGCTGAGAATcagatctctgaagagaatgtttatGATATTCCAAAAGGTTTCCCCACCACTTTGCAGTCCAAGAAAGAGACGGAAAAAACTGGTGATAGTTCTGGAGACCAAGCATACAGTGCTTCTCCACAGCTCTCAAGAGATGCCAAATTAGAACAAGACAGATTATCTGTGTCTAGTGtggacagcagaagcagcacactCTCTACATCCTCAAACTCTTCTGCTGAGTCTTTTTCTATGTCATCCTCAGAAGAGCCTGCCAAAGAAATTAAACTGGACCTTGACATAGCCATAGAGACACTGACTAAATTGCAGCacagtgtgtccagctctgttgCGAGTTTAATGATCTTTGTGAGTAGTAAATGGAGATTACAAGAGCACCTAGAGAAAAGCATTGAAGAAATCCATAGAGCAGTCGATCACATAAAAGTATCACTGGGAGAATTCTTGGCCTTTGCTCGAGTCATAAAGGTAAATGCCTCTTACCTCACTGATAACAACCTTCAGACCAGAATTAAAAAACAGCTAGAAATTCTTATGAACTCATTCAAAATCTTAACGGAAACAAGAGAAACCCTAAACAACTGCAACTGGTCACTGGAGGCTTTGGTCCTCAGGAAACCTCAGAACAACCCAGATGATCTTGATCGCTTTGTTATGGTAGCCCGCACGATTCCAGATGATATCAAAAGGTTTGTATCTATCATCATTGCCAATGGAAAGCTCCTCTTCAGAAAGAATGAGAAGGCACAAGAAATGACACAATCAAATGTGAACCCAGAATACAAAATGGTGAAACAAATCATCGTGCCAAGAAGAATAGAAATAGATTCACTTCAAAGAAATGCTTCTGATAAGCCCAACCAAAGTCAAGTCTCTTCtgagaaaccaaaagaaaatgaCACTGAGGACTGTGATTACGTTCAGTTACAG GCACAGAAAATCCTTTCAGACAAAGAAGTAGCAAAGAAGAGTACAGATTCAAAACCAAAG gTTTTGCCATTTGCAAAAAAGACTGACATTCAAAGCAAGCAGGattctgcaaagaaaattgcTCTCCCCGAGCACTGTAAGCTGTGTTTCAGTGCACTGCACAAGGCAATTGGTGTGTTTACTAATAGTCTGAGCAACAATCAGCCACCCGAAATCTTCATATCCCACAGCAAATTGATCATTATGGTTGGACAAAAGCTGGTGGATTCTCTCTGCCAGGAAACTCAAGAAAAAGATGCTCGGAACGACATTCTCCACAGCAGCAGCCGGTTTTGCAGCCTCTTGAAGAATCTGGCTCTCGCCACCAAAAATGCTGCAATACAATATCCCAATGCAGATGCCATGAGAGAACTTCAGCATCAAGCTGAGGAGCTGTTGAAGTACACACAGCAGTTTAGAGCAATGATGGAATGA